A stretch of the Bacteroidota bacterium genome encodes the following:
- a CDS encoding DNA translocase FtsK encodes MPRRVNQLKSNSFKEKLTEAPKEKEIKIRSARTFLPFAFLKNDKFHRVFGFFLILASIYLLIGFVSFFYTGWTDYDKIASATFFKLNQYPEVQNWTGYTGAYLAKFFINDTLGIAAFILAINLFIYGFYLLFRLKIIPLAKLFWHSLILILWIPVTMGILFMNTDYSVLGGVFGYQANLILIGFIGVPGVIIGLIFILFAYVVISFNFNFNPFKSKEKPDSDVSEDGEKIPFIYPNDKYNTVEFSVTEDENFSKKKVVGVISDDESNNKDFDEFPDPDLDIVDNEIPPGMREEDIELTIEEPLKEKQDFSNGKFEHFGIDTEYDPTLDLPHYQFPKLDLLENYNDDQISVHKDELEENKNRIVETLNHYSIKIDKIKATIGPAVTLYEIIPAPGVRISKIKNLEDDIALSLAAMGIRIIAPIPGKGTIGIEVPNKNPEIVSMKSLLASERFRNTTMELPLALGKTIANESFIVDLTKMPHILMAGATGQGKSVGLNAILVSLLYKKHPSQIKFILVDPKKVELSLFSKIERHFLAKLPDSEEAIITDTRLVVRTLNSLTIEMDNRYELLKDAQVRNIKEYNAKFIARKLNPVHGHRYLPYLILVVDEFADLIMTAGKEIENPLTRLAQLSRAIGIHLIIATQRPSVNIITGTIKANFPARIAYRVISKIDSRTILDTGGADQLIGRGDMLLATGSDLTRLQCAFLDTDEVEKITDFIGSQRAYATPYLLPEYADDNDINGGTDIDLSDRDELFEDAAYIIVQTQQGSTSLLQRKLKLGYNRAGRIIDQLEAAGIVGPFEGSKAREVKVANEFALEQFLKDLNKE; translated from the coding sequence ATGCCTAGAAGAGTCAACCAATTAAAAAGCAATTCTTTTAAGGAGAAACTAACAGAAGCTCCTAAAGAAAAAGAAATAAAGATAAGAAGTGCCCGTACATTTCTTCCTTTTGCATTTTTAAAAAACGACAAATTCCATCGTGTTTTTGGCTTCTTTTTAATTTTGGCATCTATTTACCTTTTAATAGGTTTTGTTTCTTTTTTTTATACCGGCTGGACTGATTACGACAAAATTGCTTCAGCAACTTTTTTTAAACTGAACCAATATCCCGAAGTTCAAAATTGGACCGGTTATACGGGGGCCTATTTAGCCAAATTTTTTATCAACGATACACTTGGAATAGCTGCATTTATACTTGCTATAAATCTCTTTATTTACGGCTTTTATTTATTGTTTCGGCTAAAGATCATACCATTAGCAAAATTATTTTGGCATTCGCTCATTCTTATTTTATGGATCCCCGTTACAATGGGAATCCTATTTATGAATACTGATTATTCGGTATTGGGAGGGGTTTTTGGGTATCAAGCTAATCTCATACTTATCGGTTTTATTGGTGTCCCGGGCGTAATCATCGGTTTGATATTTATCTTGTTCGCATATGTTGTTATTTCTTTCAACTTTAATTTTAATCCATTCAAGAGCAAAGAAAAACCGGATTCGGATGTATCGGAAGATGGCGAAAAAATCCCCTTTATTTATCCGAACGACAAGTATAATACTGTTGAATTTTCGGTAACTGAAGATGAAAATTTTAGTAAGAAGAAAGTGGTTGGTGTGATATCGGACGATGAATCAAACAATAAGGACTTTGATGAATTTCCCGATCCTGATCTTGATATTGTCGATAATGAGATTCCACCTGGTATGAGAGAAGAAGATATTGAACTTACCATTGAAGAGCCGCTTAAAGAAAAGCAAGATTTCAGCAACGGAAAATTTGAACATTTTGGAATCGACACAGAATATGACCCTACCTTAGATTTGCCACATTATCAATTTCCGAAACTTGATTTGCTGGAAAATTATAACGACGATCAAATATCCGTTCATAAAGACGAACTGGAAGAAAACAAAAACAGGATTGTCGAAACGTTGAATCACTATTCAATCAAAATTGACAAGATTAAAGCAACCATCGGCCCGGCTGTAACCTTGTACGAAATTATTCCTGCACCGGGCGTTCGTATTTCAAAAATTAAAAATCTGGAAGATGATATCGCACTAAGCCTTGCTGCAATGGGAATCCGGATTATTGCCCCGATACCCGGAAAAGGGACCATTGGAATTGAAGTTCCGAATAAAAACCCGGAAATCGTTTCCATGAAATCTTTATTGGCTTCCGAAAGATTCAGGAATACCACAATGGAACTTCCACTGGCTTTAGGGAAAACAATTGCCAACGAAAGTTTTATTGTCGACCTAACTAAAATGCCTCATATATTGATGGCAGGGGCGACCGGTCAGGGTAAATCGGTTGGGCTGAATGCCATTTTAGTATCCTTGCTTTACAAAAAGCACCCTTCCCAAATAAAGTTTATTCTTGTCGATCCAAAAAAAGTTGAACTTTCGCTTTTCTCAAAAATTGAAAGGCATTTTCTGGCCAAGTTACCCGATTCGGAAGAAGCCATAATTACTGATACCCGTCTTGTTGTAAGAACGCTGAATTCGTTAACCATTGAGATGGATAACCGTTATGAATTGCTCAAGGATGCGCAGGTCAGAAATATCAAAGAATATAACGCCAAGTTTATTGCCAGAAAGTTAAACCCGGTTCATGGTCACCGCTATCTGCCTTATTTAATTTTGGTAGTTGATGAATTTGCCGATTTAATTATGACTGCCGGAAAAGAAATTGAAAACCCCCTTACTCGTTTGGCTCAATTATCAAGAGCCATTGGAATTCATCTTATCATCGCGACCCAACGGCCATCAGTCAATATTATTACCGGTACCATTAAAGCCAACTTCCCGGCCCGTATTGCATATCGTGTAATTTCAAAAATCGATTCCCGCACCATTTTGGATACAGGCGGAGCAGATCAATTGATCGGACGTGGAGACATGCTTTTAGCTACCGGAAGTGATTTAACCCGTTTGCAATGTGCTTTTCTGGACACGGATGAAGTTGAAAAAATAACCGACTTTATAGGTTCACAGCGAGCATATGCAACACCTTATCTTCTGCCGGAGTATGCAGATGATAATGACATAAATGGTGGCACGGATATTGATCTTAGCGACCGGGATGAATTGTTTGAAGATGCTGCATATATTATCGTGCAAACGCAACAAGGATCAACTTCATTATTACAACGAAAACTCAAATTGGGTTATAACAGGGCAGGAAGAATTATTGACCAGCTTGAAGCTGCCGGGATAGTTGGCCCATTTGAGGGAAGTAAAGCAAGAGAGGTTAAAGTGGCCAATGAATTTGCTTTAGAACAATTTTTGAAAGACTTAAACAAGGAATAA
- a CDS encoding outer membrane lipoprotein carrier protein LolA, whose product MRKTFLFIISSIIAIGSFAQKDKKATEILDRVIAKTESYKTMEVEFTLAMVNVEADIHDNKNGVLLVMGDKYKLTLSEQIVISDGKTMWTLLLENKEVMINDVEENEESITPTNLLNSYSDNYKSTYLKEDVINGKKVDLIELTPLKGKIYTKIEVAIEKGMDQIYSFSMFDKNGSTYSYTIKKYNLNKKVGEFEFVFNEAKYPNFEIVDMR is encoded by the coding sequence ATGAGAAAGACATTTTTATTTATAATTTCGTCAATAATAGCTATTGGGAGTTTTGCCCAAAAAGACAAAAAAGCTACTGAGATACTTGACCGTGTTATCGCCAAAACTGAATCTTACAAAACCATGGAAGTTGAATTTACACTTGCTATGGTCAATGTTGAGGCAGATATCCACGACAACAAGAATGGAGTTTTGCTTGTAATGGGTGATAAATACAAGCTTACATTATCTGAACAAATTGTTATTTCGGATGGCAAGACCATGTGGACCCTTTTACTAGAAAACAAGGAAGTAATGATTAATGATGTTGAGGAAAATGAGGAATCAATTACTCCTACTAATTTATTAAATTCTTATAGCGACAATTATAAGTCAACATACTTAAAAGAAGATGTAATTAATGGGAAAAAGGTCGATTTAATTGAGCTGACTCCACTGAAAGGCAAAATTTATACAAAAATAGAAGTTGCCATTGAAAAGGGCATGGATCAGATATACAGTTTCTCAATGTTTGATAAAAACGGAAGTACCTATTCTTATACTATCAAAAAATACAATTTGAATAAAAAAGTAGGTGAGTTTGAATTTGTATTTAATGAAGCAAAATATCCTAACTTTGAGATCGTTGACATGAGATAA
- the pnuC gene encoding nicotinamide riboside transporter PnuC, which yields MDSGNIFDVLYQNILNTTLLEIVAVFFGLLSVWYAKKADIKVYPTGIISVVIYFYICIGVKLYADMGINFVYFVMSIYGWYAWTKKDKKEKILPISFCTKKEYFINFIMFVFFLITLIYILKNYTDSNVPYWDSLTTAIFLVGMWLMARKKVENWILWIIGDVISIPLYFYKGLVLTSFQFSMFLILAVLGYIEWKRKIKEAQEIA from the coding sequence ATGGATTCAGGAAATATCTTTGACGTTTTATACCAAAACATCCTTAATACAACTTTACTGGAAATCGTTGCAGTATTTTTTGGTTTGTTAAGTGTTTGGTACGCAAAAAAAGCCGACATCAAAGTTTATCCTACCGGAATTATCAGCGTTGTAATTTATTTTTATATCTGTATTGGAGTAAAACTTTACGCTGATATGGGAATCAATTTTGTATATTTTGTAATGAGTATTTATGGCTGGTATGCATGGACCAAAAAGGACAAAAAAGAAAAGATCCTACCCATCAGTTTTTGTACAAAAAAGGAATATTTTATCAATTTTATTATGTTCGTTTTCTTCCTGATAACGCTGATTTATATCCTGAAAAATTACACAGATAGCAATGTTCCCTATTGGGATTCGCTTACTACTGCCATATTTTTAGTTGGGATGTGGTTGATGGCACGCAAGAAAGTTGAGAACTGGATACTTTGGATAATTGGAGATGTGATCTCAATTCCCCTGTATTTTTACAAAGGACTTGTACTCACCTCATTTCAGTTTTCAATGTTTTTAATCCTTGCGGTTTTAGGTTATATTGAATGGAAAAGAAAAATTAAGGAGGCACAGGAAATTGCTTAA
- a CDS encoding ATP-binding protein: MLKRIAITGPESTGKSRLCQQLSDYYKDLWVPEFAREYIDKIGRPYTQADILIIAKSQVNLETETAKKAHQFLFCDTELIVTKIWSEHKYQNCDPWILDQIKKSDYHLYLLCDIDLPWEQDPQREHPDLREYFFDKYRKELKFHHFRYKIVSGIGKERLDNAIKLINNSL, encoded by the coding sequence TTGCTTAAACGAATCGCTATAACCGGACCGGAATCTACCGGGAAATCAAGGCTTTGTCAACAACTATCCGATTATTACAAAGATTTATGGGTTCCTGAATTTGCCCGTGAATACATTGATAAAATCGGCAGACCTTATACCCAGGCAGATATCCTGATTATTGCTAAATCACAGGTTAATTTGGAAACTGAGACTGCAAAAAAGGCTCATCAATTTTTGTTTTGTGACACAGAATTGATTGTTACAAAAATTTGGAGCGAACATAAATACCAAAATTGTGATCCATGGATTTTAGATCAGATTAAAAAAAGCGATTACCATTTATATTTACTCTGTGATATCGATTTGCCCTGGGAACAGGATCCACAGCGAGAACATCCTGATTTAAGGGAATACTTTTTCGACAAGTATCGGAAGGAATTAAAATTCCACCATTTCAGGTATAAAATCGTTTCAGGAATTGGAAAAGAGCGATTGGATAACGCCATTAAATTAATCAACAATTCCTTATAA
- a CDS encoding glycosyltransferase: protein MQLQSDSKKIHVLYLPKWYPNKYDCMPGLFIKRHAESVTKHCNISVLYVHSDDQIRINKTEISITLEDEIQTCRIYFQKSQFPMPVIARLINLLKFFFYNFKGIKLISHSDRKPDLIHVNVLTRLGLIALIYGFFTKTPYVITEHWTRYLPEVNSFKGSFRKMITGMVVRNAKAVMPVTENLQQAMQSHGLKNKNYQVIPNVVDVDLFIPCSDQKTHTIKKIVHLSCFTDAQKNISGVLRVIKKLSTIRQDFKLHFIGEGEDFDRMKQISDEYKLTNNLVFFEGMLQGKKLADNISSADLMILFSHYENLPVVILESFACGVPVISSRVGGIHEHLNNKRGALVDAGNEDQFLKILNHTLDELAFFNKNEIRQYAIEHFSKKVIGKKLYDIYTSIYKT, encoded by the coding sequence ATGCAGTTACAATCTGATTCAAAAAAAATTCACGTTTTATACTTACCCAAATGGTACCCGAATAAGTACGATTGCATGCCCGGTTTATTCATTAAACGACATGCGGAGTCAGTTACGAAACATTGCAATATTAGCGTACTTTATGTACATTCTGACGATCAAATAAGAATAAACAAAACAGAAATTTCAATAACATTGGAAGATGAGATCCAAACCTGTAGAATTTATTTTCAAAAATCGCAGTTCCCAATGCCGGTTATTGCCCGCCTGATTAACTTGCTCAAATTCTTTTTTTACAATTTTAAAGGAATCAAACTCATATCACATTCTGATCGGAAACCTGATCTTATCCATGTAAATGTTTTAACCAGACTTGGTTTAATAGCATTGATTTATGGGTTTTTTACAAAAACCCCTTATGTCATTACCGAACACTGGACAAGATACTTACCTGAAGTAAATTCATTTAAAGGGAGCTTCCGAAAGATGATCACCGGAATGGTTGTTAGAAATGCTAAAGCGGTGATGCCCGTTACAGAAAATCTCCAACAGGCGATGCAATCGCATGGGTTAAAAAATAAGAATTATCAGGTGATCCCAAATGTGGTTGATGTTGATCTTTTCATTCCCTGTTCAGATCAAAAAACCCATACAATTAAAAAGATCGTTCATCTTTCATGTTTTACCGATGCACAAAAAAACATCAGTGGAGTTTTGAGGGTCATTAAAAAATTAAGTACCATCAGACAAGATTTTAAATTGCATTTCATAGGTGAAGGGGAAGATTTTGATCGGATGAAACAAATTTCAGATGAATACAAACTAACGAATAATCTGGTTTTTTTTGAAGGAATGTTGCAAGGAAAAAAATTAGCAGATAATATCAGTTCTGCCGATTTGATGATTTTGTTCAGCCATTACGAAAACTTGCCCGTGGTTATTTTAGAAAGTTTTGCATGCGGGGTTCCGGTAATTTCAAGTCGGGTTGGAGGCATTCATGAGCATTTGAACAATAAAAGAGGTGCTTTGGTCGATGCCGGAAATGAAGATCAATTTTTAAAAATATTAAATCATACCTTGGATGAATTGGCATTCTTTAATAAAAATGAAATCAGGCAATACGCCATCGAACATTTCAGCAAGAAGGTAATTGGTAAAAAACTTTACGATATTTACACATCAATTTATAAAACTTAA
- a CDS encoding polysaccharide biosynthesis C-terminal domain-containing protein encodes MFQKIINTLGTRVFSAVLNLLIAIFISQHLGAIGKGQQGLIIATITYILIFSNLVGGSTLVYLLPRYGYARLLLPSYIWSILMSLAFYFILTTTRIIENTLILNICILSIFISFISIHSNLLIGLEKVKTANLIWFLQPLMIIGFLLAFFLFGNQVGIDTYFNALYFSLSILVILSFILLLKAKKTPVIFKLQSNFNILSEMFRLGFLNQLAHIFQMLSFRMSYYWLGQVYSEAEVGIYSNGTSLIESVWLLSRSISMVQYSRIVNMSNKKEAQKLTLNLSKLSFVISFVILLPMIFLPSSFYEFIFGEGFGDVRLVIQSLAPGVLFLNLNIIISHYFSGTGKYHFNSIASFAGLCIAIPLFSWMIPAFGILGAGFASSISYLVTTMVILYFYKKEAEINISDLRLTLNDLLQVKKLYENTFLTKKLKDDQH; translated from the coding sequence TTGTTTCAAAAAATCATCAATACCTTAGGCACCCGAGTTTTTTCAGCAGTTTTAAATTTGCTGATTGCAATTTTTATTTCCCAGCATCTTGGAGCCATTGGCAAAGGTCAGCAGGGACTGATCATTGCAACCATCACCTACATTCTTATCTTTTCGAATTTAGTTGGAGGAAGCACTTTGGTTTACTTATTGCCGCGATATGGGTATGCGCGTTTGCTTTTGCCTTCGTATATATGGTCAATATTAATGAGCCTGGCTTTTTATTTTATCCTGACCACAACCAGGATTATTGAAAACACATTGATTTTAAATATCTGCATCTTATCAATATTTATTTCATTTATCTCCATCCATTCGAACCTGCTCATTGGGCTCGAAAAAGTAAAAACTGCCAATCTCATCTGGTTTCTGCAACCGCTCATGATTATCGGATTCCTCCTTGCCTTCTTTCTGTTCGGGAATCAAGTTGGTATCGACACCTATTTTAATGCACTCTATTTCTCGCTTAGCATCTTGGTAATTCTAAGTTTTATACTATTACTTAAAGCAAAAAAAACACCTGTAATATTTAAACTGCAATCTAATTTTAATATACTCTCAGAGATGTTCCGTTTGGGATTTCTTAATCAATTGGCACATATTTTTCAGATGTTAAGCTTTCGGATGAGTTATTATTGGTTAGGTCAAGTCTATTCCGAAGCTGAAGTCGGGATCTATTCAAATGGAACTTCTCTTATCGAATCGGTTTGGCTATTGAGCAGAAGTATCAGCATGGTTCAATATTCCAGAATAGTGAATATGAGCAACAAAAAAGAAGCTCAAAAACTCACCCTAAACTTAAGTAAATTGAGTTTTGTGATCAGTTTTGTCATATTACTGCCTATGATTTTTCTTCCCTCCTCTTTTTATGAATTTATATTTGGAGAAGGCTTCGGAGATGTACGATTGGTTATTCAATCACTGGCTCCGGGTGTTTTATTTCTCAATTTGAATATTATTATCAGTCACTATTTTTCGGGAACTGGCAAGTACCATTTTAATTCCATTGCATCTTTTGCAGGACTTTGTATTGCAATACCCTTATTTAGTTGGATGATTCCGGCATTTGGGATATTAGGAGCAGGATTTGCAAGTAGTATTTCCTACCTTGTTACAACCATGGTTATTCTTTACTTCTATAAAAAAGAAGCAGAAATAAATATAAGCGATTTACGTTTAACACTTAATGACCTCTTGCAAGTGAAGAAGTTATACGAAAACACCTTTTTAACAAAAAAACTAAAAGATGATCAACATTAA
- a CDS encoding GNAT family N-acetyltransferase — MINIKSLSATSIESIHQAFVIAFADYEEPFDMTVKQLQYMIERRGFVPELSFGAFDDEELIGFILNGIGLWNNILTAYDTGTGIVKAYRKQGIATRIFNESLPVLKQHGVNQYLLEVIKTNTKAYELYKKAGFEVLREFDYFVSPIESINTTTEELITGFSINEIDEPQWDLFSTFRDFTPSWQNSSDSIQRKRSFFKILGIFNEKTLVGYGIIETHTGDIPQFAIAKNFRRKGLGTALFKTFCNTTESGIIKIINTDFKDKGTKIFIESLGFKAGFGQYEMLHKF; from the coding sequence ATGATCAACATTAAATCATTAAGTGCCACTTCTATTGAAAGCATACATCAGGCATTTGTTATAGCTTTTGCTGATTATGAAGAACCATTTGACATGACCGTCAAACAACTTCAGTACATGATTGAACGAAGAGGCTTTGTGCCTGAATTATCGTTTGGTGCTTTTGATGATGAAGAACTGATTGGTTTTATCTTAAACGGCATTGGTTTATGGAACAATATACTTACCGCTTACGATACAGGTACCGGTATAGTTAAAGCATATCGAAAACAAGGAATTGCCACCCGCATTTTTAATGAATCGCTTCCGGTATTGAAGCAGCATGGGGTAAATCAATATTTACTAGAAGTGATCAAGACAAATACCAAGGCCTACGAATTATACAAAAAGGCCGGGTTTGAGGTGCTCAGGGAATTTGATTATTTCGTATCCCCAATTGAATCGATTAATACTACCACTGAAGAGTTAATAACCGGATTCAGCATTAATGAGATTGATGAACCTCAATGGGATTTATTCAGTACTTTCCGTGATTTTACACCTTCATGGCAAAACTCATCTGATTCAATTCAACGCAAGCGATCGTTCTTTAAAATCCTGGGCATTTTCAATGAAAAAACCTTAGTTGGCTATGGAATCATCGAAACACACACTGGAGATATCCCACAATTTGCCATTGCCAAAAATTTCAGAAGAAAGGGATTGGGGACAGCACTTTTTAAAACATTTTGTAATACCACCGAGAGTGGCATTATAAAAATTATCAATACCGATTTCAAAGATAAAGGCACTAAAATTTTTATTGAAAGCCTTGGTTTTAAAGCCGGGTTTGGGCAGTATGAGATGTTGCATAAGTTTTAA
- a CDS encoding GNAT family N-acetyltransferase, translating into MIDNANTETLNFDDGERFLLRHMAHGDATKEQKFVRKLSNESRYLRFHGSIKELNKEDLERFTNPNPLSEEALIMLYKGASLEEEIGVARFIIDPDDEGCEFAIVVADEWQNLGLGAKLMNALINHAQARGLKRIYGSVLKDNAGMLQFIKGLGFEETIDPDDSSLILVTKYLRDSSGS; encoded by the coding sequence ATGATTGATAATGCTAATACAGAAACATTGAATTTTGATGATGGTGAAAGGTTTTTACTTCGTCATATGGCACATGGCGATGCAACCAAGGAACAAAAATTCGTACGTAAACTTTCAAATGAGTCTCGCTACCTGCGCTTTCATGGATCAATCAAAGAACTAAATAAGGAGGATCTGGAGAGGTTTACAAATCCCAACCCGCTGAGCGAAGAAGCCCTGATTATGCTGTATAAAGGAGCATCATTGGAAGAAGAAATCGGCGTTGCACGATTCATCATTGATCCGGATGACGAGGGCTGCGAATTTGCAATTGTAGTTGCTGATGAATGGCAAAATCTTGGCCTTGGGGCAAAACTGATGAATGCATTGATAAATCATGCTCAAGCTCGCGGGTTAAAACGAATTTATGGTTCTGTACTCAAAGATAACGCTGGTATGCTCCAGTTTATCAAAGGATTGGGATTTGAAGAAACCATCGACCCTGATGATTCTTCGCTTATACTTGTTACAAAATATCTGAGGGATTCATCAGGATCGTAA